One region of Oryza glaberrima chromosome 7, OglaRS2, whole genome shotgun sequence genomic DNA includes:
- the LOC127780007 gene encoding fatty acid desaturase DES2-like: protein MGTSSRPTTVKEGKKLEAPRRAGSHAAVQRSPVDKPPFTLGDIRKAIPPHCFHRSVIKSFSYLLHDLAIAAGLLYFALVVIPALPGVLRLVAWPFYWAAQGCFLFGVWIIAHECGHHAFSGHALLDDTLGLVLHSWLLAPYFSWKYTHQRHHSNTSSQERDEVFVPRFKSDLPWYSPYVYKYNNPVARLLLLVVQLTVGWPMYLVFNTWGRQYPRFASHFDPSGPIYKGRERVFIAISDIGMLAVSLALYRLAEGYGFWWVVRVYGVPLLVVNAWLVVVTYLHHTHRAIPHYDSSEWDWLRGALATVDRDYSFLNRVFHNITDTHVAHHLFPTIPHYHAVEATKAIRPVLGEYYQFDPTPIVKAIWREAKECIYIQSEDHKGVFWYSNKF from the coding sequence ATGGGTACCAGCAGCCGGCCGACGACGGTGAAGGAGGGGAAGAAACTAGAGGCGCCCCGCCGTGCCGGCAGCCATGCAGCCGTGCAGCGCTCTCCGGTGGACAAGCCGCCGTTCACGCTGGGCGACATCAGAAAGGCCATCCCACCGCACTGCTTCCACCGCTCCGTGATCAAGTCATTCTCCTACCTGCTCCACGACCTTGCCATTGCCGCGGGCCTCCTCTACTTTGCTCTGGTCGTCATCCCTGCCCTCCCAGGcgtcctccgcctcgtcgcctGGCCTTTCTACTGGGCCGCTCAGGGGTGCTTCCTGTTCGGGGTGTGGATCATCGCGCACGAGTGCGGGCACCACGCGTTCTCGGGCCACGCACTCCTCGACGACACCCTCGGCCTGGTCCTGCACTCGTGGCTCCTAGCGCCATACTTCTCGTGGAAATACACCCACCAACGGCACCACTCCAACACCAGCTCACAGGAGCGCGACGAGGTGTTCGTCCCCAGGTTCAAGTCCGACCTGCCGTGGTACTCCCCATACGTGTACAAGTACAACAATCCCGTCGCTCGGCTGCTGCTCCTCGTCGTGCAGCTCACCGTCGGGTGGCCGATGTATTTGGTGTTCAACACCTGGGGTCGCCAGTACCCAAGGTTCGCCAGCCACTTCGATCCCTCTGGGCCCATCTACAAGGGGCGGGAGCGCGTCTTCATCGCCATCTCGGACATCGGCATGCTGGCCGTGTCGCTCGCGCTGTACAGGCTTGCGGAGGGTTACGGGTTTTGGTGGGTGGTGCGCGTCTACGGCGTGCCGCTGCTTGTCGTCAACGCGTGGCTTGTGGTCGTCACGTACCTGCATCACACTCACCGGGCGATCCCACACTACGACTCCAGCGAGTGGGACTGGTTGCGCGGGGCGCTCGCCACCGTGGACCGCGACTACAGCTTCCTTAACCGAGTGTTTCACAACATCACGGACACACACGTCGCGCACCACCTGTTCCCTACCATCCCGCACTACCACGCGGTGGAGGCGACCAAGGCGATCCGCCCTGTCCTCGGCGAATACTACCAGTTCGATCCCACACCCATCGTCAAGGCGATATGGCGCGAGGCTAAGGAGTGCATCTACATTCAGTCCGAGGACCACAAGGGCGTCTTCTGGTACAGCAACAAGTTCTAG